The following proteins are co-located in the Paenibacillus sp. JNUCC32 genome:
- the sucC gene encoding ADP-forming succinate--CoA ligase subunit beta, translating into MNIHEYQGKQVLKQYGVAVPNGKVAFTVEEAVEAAQSLGSPVTVVKAQIHAGGRGKAGGVKVAKNLDEVRAYAEEILGKVLVTHQTGPEGKEVKRLLIEEGCDIRKEYYIGVVVDRATGRVVMMASEEGGTEIEEVAAATPEKIFKEVVDPAIGLQTFQARKLAYSINIPNELVGKAVQFMLALYKAFVEKDCSIAEINPLVVTGDGNVMALDAKLNFDSNALFRHKDILELRDLDEEDEKEIEASKYDLSYIALDGNIGCMVNGAGLAMATMDIIKYYGGDPANFLDVGGGATTEKVTEAFKIILSDPQVKGIFVNIFGGIMRCDVIATGVVEAAKQLGLTRPLVVRLEGTNVDLGKQILAESGLNIVPADSMADGAQKIVSLVQ; encoded by the coding sequence ATGAATATCCATGAATATCAAGGAAAACAAGTACTGAAGCAATATGGAGTAGCTGTTCCGAACGGCAAGGTAGCGTTTACGGTGGAAGAAGCAGTTGAAGCTGCGCAATCTTTGGGCAGTCCCGTAACCGTTGTCAAAGCGCAGATCCACGCAGGCGGCCGCGGTAAAGCCGGCGGCGTTAAAGTGGCGAAGAACCTGGACGAGGTTCGTGCTTATGCCGAAGAAATTCTGGGCAAGGTGTTGGTGACTCACCAAACGGGTCCGGAAGGCAAGGAAGTCAAGCGTCTCCTTATTGAAGAGGGCTGCGATATTCGCAAAGAGTACTATATCGGGGTGGTCGTTGACCGCGCTACCGGCCGTGTCGTCATGATGGCGTCCGAGGAAGGCGGTACCGAAATCGAAGAGGTTGCAGCAGCAACCCCTGAGAAAATTTTCAAAGAAGTCGTGGATCCGGCGATCGGACTTCAAACATTCCAAGCGCGGAAATTAGCGTATTCCATTAATATTCCGAATGAACTGGTAGGTAAAGCCGTTCAGTTCATGCTGGCCTTGTATAAGGCATTCGTAGAGAAGGATTGCTCTATCGCTGAAATCAATCCGCTTGTCGTAACCGGTGACGGAAACGTCATGGCTCTCGATGCCAAACTCAATTTCGATTCCAATGCGTTGTTCCGTCATAAGGACATCTTGGAACTGCGCGATCTGGATGAGGAAGACGAGAAGGAAATCGAAGCGTCCAAATACGACTTGAGTTACATAGCTCTCGACGGCAACATCGGCTGCATGGTTAACGGCGCAGGTCTTGCCATGGCTACGATGGACATCATCAAGTATTATGGCGGCGACCCTGCCAACTTCCTTGATGTTGGGGGCGGCGCAACAACGGAGAAGGTAACGGAAGCCTTCAAGATTATTTTGTCCGATCCTCAAGTAAAAGGAATCTTTGTCAACATTTTCGGCGGCATTATGCGTTGCGACGTTATTGCTACCGGTGTTGTCGAAGCAGCGAAACAGCTGGGACTGACTCGTCCGCTTGTTGTACGCTTGGAAGGAACGAACGTAGACCTCGGCAAGCAGATTTTGGCTGAGTCCGGTCTGAATATCGTGCCTGCTGATTCCATGGCCGACGGAGCACAGAAGATCGTCTCCCTCGTTCAGTAA
- the dprA gene encoding DNA-processing protein DprA, with protein sequence MRLDRLILIALHESEGIGWKTINRMVLNGELHEGLLSYDAQDWRACGLPVEKANKLAKEFPIAVERKRVELSNDEEVELRQEEDKVWNLTNRTKIRIITALDAVYPDMLKSSPQAPWVLYCIGDPHLLSTPGIAMVGTRMPTGYGRKVASMLSEALTRAGLMVVSGMARGIDSVVHETALRSGGPTVAVLGAGIDVIYPPENRSLYEEIAAKGLIISEYPPGTKALPGFFPQRNRIIAGLTLGTVVVEADARSGSLITADLALEAGRDVFSVPGPLTSPKSRGTLDLVKQGAKMVTEAGDIIEEYDSWLPKGVSDTYNKERRAPRQERPDELAGLTNDERQIYHMLEQGPGSLDEMIERTRWDFGHLHSVLLSLIIKKQITQLPGAIYKII encoded by the coding sequence ATGAGGCTGGACAGATTAATTCTGATTGCATTGCATGAAAGCGAAGGCATCGGATGGAAGACCATAAACCGAATGGTATTGAACGGCGAGCTGCATGAAGGCTTGCTGTCCTATGATGCGCAGGATTGGAGAGCGTGCGGTCTGCCTGTCGAAAAAGCAAACAAGCTGGCTAAAGAATTCCCTATCGCCGTCGAAAGAAAGCGTGTCGAACTGTCGAATGACGAGGAGGTCGAGCTTCGACAAGAGGAAGACAAGGTATGGAATTTGACAAACCGCACAAAAATACGTATTATAACAGCCCTTGATGCTGTCTATCCGGACATGTTGAAATCGTCGCCGCAAGCGCCCTGGGTTCTGTATTGCATCGGGGATCCTCATTTGCTGTCCACGCCGGGGATCGCGATGGTCGGCACAAGAATGCCTACCGGCTACGGGCGCAAGGTTGCATCGATGCTGTCGGAGGCGCTGACACGAGCGGGGCTTATGGTTGTCAGCGGCATGGCCAGAGGCATTGACAGCGTCGTGCACGAAACCGCTTTGCGAAGCGGCGGGCCGACGGTGGCCGTTCTCGGAGCCGGCATCGATGTCATTTATCCGCCGGAGAACCGCTCACTTTATGAAGAGATCGCAGCTAAAGGGCTTATTATTTCCGAATACCCGCCGGGTACCAAGGCGCTGCCGGGATTCTTCCCGCAGCGAAACCGGATCATCGCCGGGCTGACGCTGGGAACCGTGGTGGTGGAGGCGGATGCCCGCAGCGGATCGCTGATTACGGCGGATTTGGCCCTGGAGGCGGGAAGGGACGTGTTTTCCGTTCCGGGACCGCTCACTTCACCCAAGAGCAGAGGGACCTTGGATTTGGTCAAGCAAGGGGCCAAGATGGTCACGGAAGCCGGGGATATAATAGAAGAATATGATTCCTGGTTGCCAAAAGGGGTCTCGGATACATACAATAAGGAGCGGCGGGCCCCTCGTCAGGAGCGTCCGGATGAACTAGCCGGGTTGACAAATGACGAACGACAAATATACCATATGCTCGAACAGGGTCCCGGGTCGCTGGATGAGATGATCGAGCGTACCCGGTGGGATTTTGGACATTTGCATTCAGTTCTGTTATCTTTAATCATAAAAAAGCAGATTACCCAATTACCCGGTGCTATATATAAAATCATATAA
- the topA gene encoding type I DNA topoisomerase, whose protein sequence is MADSLVIVESPAKAKTIGKYLGSKYIVKASMGHVRDLPKSQIGVEVENDFNPKYITIRGKGSVLKELKDASKKVKKVYLAADPDREGEAIAWHLAHALELDDTQSLRVVFNEITKTAVKDAFKTPRKINMDLVNAQQARRILDRLVGYKISPILWKKVKKGLSAGRVQSVAVKIILDRENEISAFVPEEYWTITAKLAIKGSAFEAKFTQLNGAKKELTNEQEVNEILEAIRDASFKVGEVKERERQRHPSPPFTTSSLQQEAARKLGFRAAKTMSVAQQLYEGVELGKEGTVGLITYMRTDSTRISGTAQEEAKEYITEKYGDPFVPESPRHYSKKAANAQDAHEAIRPTSVLRDPESMKPYMSRDQLRLYKLVWERFVASQMSSAVLDTLSVDITAGNTVFRATGSKVRFPGFMKVYVEGNDDGTTEEDKYLPELHSGDILEKQDIEPKQHFTQPPPRYTEARLVRTLEELGIGRPSTYAPTLETIQKRGYVAIEEKKFMPTELGELVIEQMEQFFPEILNVEFTANMEEDLDHVEEGSEDWVKVLAEFYESFEKRLEVAEEEMKEIEIEDEVSDEICEKCGKPMVYKLGRFGKFLACSGFPECRNTKPIVKDIGVSCPKCKEGHVVERRSKKGRVFFGCDRYPECDFVSWDKPSTKPCPNCSSLMVEKKSKQGIKLQCTSCDYSEMVEEQDEAADL, encoded by the coding sequence GTGGCGGATTCACTCGTCATCGTAGAGTCGCCTGCCAAGGCGAAAACGATTGGCAAATATCTCGGCAGCAAGTATATCGTGAAGGCTTCGATGGGTCATGTTCGCGATTTGCCGAAGAGCCAGATCGGGGTTGAGGTGGAAAACGACTTCAATCCGAAATACATTACGATCCGCGGAAAAGGTTCTGTCTTAAAGGAACTTAAGGATGCTAGCAAAAAGGTGAAAAAAGTGTACCTCGCAGCTGACCCCGATCGCGAAGGGGAAGCCATTGCATGGCATCTTGCGCATGCGTTGGAGCTGGATGATACTCAAAGCCTGCGGGTTGTATTTAATGAAATAACGAAAACGGCCGTGAAGGATGCCTTCAAAACGCCGCGCAAAATTAACATGGATCTGGTTAATGCGCAGCAGGCCAGACGTATTTTGGACCGATTGGTTGGTTACAAGATCAGTCCTATTCTATGGAAGAAAGTGAAGAAGGGTCTTTCGGCCGGCCGGGTTCAATCGGTAGCCGTCAAAATCATTCTCGACCGCGAGAATGAGATAAGCGCTTTCGTTCCGGAAGAATATTGGACTATAACGGCTAAGCTGGCGATTAAAGGCTCCGCATTCGAAGCCAAATTCACGCAGCTAAACGGCGCGAAGAAGGAACTGACCAATGAGCAGGAAGTGAATGAAATCCTCGAGGCGATTCGGGATGCTTCCTTTAAGGTCGGCGAAGTGAAAGAGCGTGAGCGTCAGCGCCACCCGTCGCCGCCGTTTACGACGAGTTCCTTGCAGCAGGAGGCTGCGCGTAAACTCGGTTTCCGTGCCGCCAAGACCATGTCGGTAGCCCAGCAGCTGTACGAGGGTGTTGAGTTAGGCAAGGAAGGCACCGTCGGTTTAATTACTTACATGCGTACGGATTCCACGCGGATCTCAGGCACGGCTCAAGAAGAAGCGAAAGAATACATCACCGAAAAGTACGGTGATCCGTTCGTGCCGGAGAGCCCGAGACATTATTCGAAAAAAGCAGCAAACGCCCAGGATGCGCACGAAGCGATTCGTCCAACGTCCGTGCTGCGCGATCCGGAATCCATGAAGCCGTATATGAGCCGCGACCAGCTTCGGTTGTACAAACTGGTCTGGGAACGCTTTGTGGCAAGCCAGATGTCTTCTGCAGTACTGGATACGCTTTCCGTGGACATCACTGCCGGGAATACGGTCTTCCGGGCGACCGGTTCGAAGGTCCGTTTCCCTGGATTCATGAAGGTCTACGTTGAAGGCAATGACGACGGAACGACAGAGGAAGACAAATACCTGCCGGAGCTTCATTCCGGAGACATTCTGGAGAAGCAGGACATTGAGCCGAAGCAGCACTTCACGCAGCCGCCTCCGCGTTATACGGAAGCGCGTCTTGTCCGAACGCTGGAGGAGCTCGGCATAGGGCGTCCAAGTACGTATGCGCCGACGCTGGAGACGATCCAGAAGAGAGGCTACGTTGCCATCGAAGAGAAAAAATTCATGCCGACCGAGCTCGGCGAGCTTGTCATCGAGCAGATGGAGCAGTTCTTCCCCGAAATCCTCAATGTGGAGTTTACGGCGAACATGGAAGAGGATCTCGACCATGTGGAGGAAGGCTCCGAGGACTGGGTCAAGGTATTGGCAGAGTTCTATGAGTCCTTTGAGAAGCGGCTTGAAGTAGCAGAGGAAGAAATGAAGGAAATCGAAATCGAAGATGAGGTTTCCGATGAGATCTGCGAAAAATGCGGCAAGCCCATGGTTTATAAGCTGGGCCGTTTCGGCAAGTTTCTTGCCTGCTCGGGGTTCCCGGAATGCCGGAATACCAAGCCGATCGTGAAGGACATCGGCGTATCTTGCCCGAAATGCAAGGAAGGCCATGTCGTGGAACGCCGGAGCAAGAAGGGGCGCGTCTTCTTTGGCTGTGACCGGTATCCCGAATGCGACTTTGTATCATGGGATAAACCGTCAACGAAGCCGTGTCCGAATTGTAGCAGTTTAATGGTAGAGAAGAAAAGCAAGCAAGGCATCAAGCTTCAGTGTACCTCTTGCGATTATTCCGAAATGGTCGAGGAACAGGACGAAGCAGCAGATTTGTAA
- the trmFO gene encoding FADH(2)-oxidizing methylenetetrahydrofolate--tRNA-(uracil(54)-C(5))-methyltransferase TrmFO, which produces MTLTDSQRVTVIGAGLAGSEAAWQIASRGVPVTLYEMRPVVKTPAHHTDKFAELVCSNSLRANGLTNAVGVLKEEMRMLNSLVIGSADRNSVPAGGALAVDRDGFSGEITETLHQHPLIEVVNEEIQHIPEEGIVVIATGPLTSPALSSQIRELMGEDYFYFYDAAAPIVEKDSIDMSKVYLASRYDKGEAAYLNCPMTEEEFDAFYDALINAEVAQLKEFEKEIYFEGCMPIEVMMKRGKQTALFGPMKPVGLVNPHTGKLPHAVVQLRQDNAAGTLYNLVGFQTHLKWGEQKRIISMIPGLENAEIVRYGVMHRNTFVNSPKLLEQTYQVKTRPNLYLAGQMTGVEGYVESAASGLIAGINAARAAQGREGIVFPQESTIGSMAYYITHADPDNFQPMNANFGLLPGLEKRIRNKKEKNEALANRALDGVRVFISEHELNTI; this is translated from the coding sequence ATGACGTTGACAGATTCACAGAGGGTTACGGTTATCGGGGCAGGACTTGCTGGCAGTGAAGCTGCCTGGCAGATCGCCAGCCGAGGCGTACCCGTTACACTATACGAGATGCGGCCGGTCGTAAAGACGCCGGCTCATCATACGGACAAGTTCGCCGAGCTTGTATGCAGTAATTCGCTTCGCGCGAACGGATTAACCAATGCGGTCGGCGTATTGAAGGAAGAGATGCGGATGCTGAATTCCCTCGTCATCGGATCGGCTGACCGCAATTCCGTCCCGGCTGGCGGCGCATTGGCCGTCGACCGCGACGGCTTCTCCGGAGAAATTACGGAAACCTTGCATCAGCATCCGTTAATCGAGGTCGTAAATGAAGAAATTCAGCATATACCTGAAGAAGGCATCGTTGTGATTGCTACGGGACCGCTGACTTCGCCGGCATTGTCGTCGCAAATCCGCGAGCTGATGGGCGAAGACTATTTCTATTTTTACGATGCGGCTGCTCCGATCGTGGAAAAAGACTCTATTGATATGAGCAAGGTCTATCTGGCATCCCGTTATGATAAAGGCGAAGCGGCTTATCTGAATTGTCCCATGACGGAAGAAGAGTTTGACGCTTTCTATGACGCTCTAATCAATGCGGAAGTCGCACAGTTGAAAGAGTTTGAGAAGGAGATTTATTTCGAGGGCTGCATGCCGATCGAGGTCATGATGAAGCGTGGCAAACAAACCGCCTTGTTCGGCCCGATGAAGCCTGTTGGATTGGTGAACCCGCATACGGGCAAGCTGCCGCATGCTGTGGTGCAGCTCCGTCAGGATAATGCGGCAGGAACCCTCTATAATCTTGTCGGTTTCCAGACTCACTTGAAATGGGGCGAACAGAAGCGCATCATTTCCATGATTCCGGGCCTCGAGAACGCCGAAATCGTGCGATACGGCGTCATGCACCGCAATACGTTTGTCAATTCGCCGAAATTGCTGGAACAAACCTATCAGGTGAAAACACGGCCGAATTTGTACCTGGCGGGACAAATGACCGGCGTCGAAGGGTATGTTGAATCGGCGGCGTCCGGATTGATTGCTGGCATTAATGCGGCAAGGGCGGCTCAGGGGCGTGAGGGGATCGTATTCCCTCAGGAATCGACCATCGGGAGCATGGCTTATTACATAACCCATGCGGATCCCGATAATTTCCAGCCGATGAACGCGAACTTCGGTCTTCTTCCGGGCCTAGAGAAGCGGATTCGCAACAAAAAGGAAAAGAACGAAGCGCTTGCGAACCGTGCTCTTGACGGGGTACGCGTATTTATCAGCGAGCATGAACTAAATACAATCTAA
- the sucD gene encoding succinate--CoA ligase subunit alpha, translating into MSILIDKNTKVITQGITGKTALFHAKGALDYGTQMVGGTSPGKGGTEVEITLENGETVKLPVYNTVEEAKAKTGATASVIYVPPAFAADSILEAVDAEMDLVICITEGIPVLDMVKVSRYMEGKKTRLIGPNCPGVITPGECKIGIMPGYIHTPGHVGVVSRSGTLTYEAVHQLTARGIGQSSAVGIGGDPVKGTEFIDVLRLFNEDPNTKAVIMIGEIGGTAEEEAAEWIKANMTKPVVGFIGGATAPPGKRMGHAGAIISGGKGTAKEKIAVLEACGIKVAPTPAEMGSTLVSVLEEKGLLESCTTH; encoded by the coding sequence GTGAGTATTTTGATCGATAAAAATACAAAAGTTATCACGCAAGGGATTACAGGTAAAACAGCCCTGTTCCATGCAAAAGGCGCCTTGGATTACGGTACGCAGATGGTCGGCGGAACTTCGCCCGGCAAAGGCGGAACCGAAGTTGAAATCACGCTGGAGAACGGCGAAACCGTCAAACTGCCGGTTTACAACACCGTTGAGGAAGCCAAAGCCAAAACAGGCGCAACCGCAAGCGTCATTTATGTACCGCCTGCTTTTGCGGCCGACTCCATTCTGGAAGCCGTTGATGCCGAGATGGATCTGGTGATCTGCATTACGGAAGGCATTCCGGTGCTCGACATGGTAAAGGTATCCCGTTATATGGAAGGCAAGAAGACTCGCTTGATCGGACCTAACTGTCCGGGTGTCATCACGCCGGGTGAATGTAAAATCGGCATCATGCCGGGTTACATCCACACGCCGGGACATGTCGGGGTTGTATCGCGGAGCGGTACCTTGACCTATGAAGCCGTTCATCAGCTAACGGCCCGCGGCATCGGACAATCCTCCGCCGTAGGAATCGGCGGCGACCCTGTCAAAGGGACGGAGTTTATCGATGTGCTGAGACTGTTCAACGAAGATCCGAATACCAAAGCGGTGATCATGATCGGCGAGATCGGCGGAACCGCTGAGGAAGAAGCGGCTGAGTGGATCAAAGCGAACATGACCAAGCCGGTGGTAGGCTTCATTGGCGGCGCAACAGCGCCTCCAGGGAAACGTATGGGCCACGCGGGCGCGATCATTTCCGGCGGTAAAGGAACAGCCAAGGAAAAAATCGCTGTGCTTGAAGCATGCGGCATCAAAGTGGCTCCTACGCCTGCCGAAATGGGCTCGACCTTGGTTAGCGTGCTGGAAGAGAAGGGGCTTTTGGAGTCCTGCACAACGCACTAA
- the hslV gene encoding ATP-dependent protease subunit HslV, whose product MEMTFHATTICAVRHNGTAAIAGDGQVTFGESVVMKQTAKKVRRLYRGQVVAGFAGSVADAITLFEKFEGKLEEHHGNLQRAAVELAKDWRQDRVLRKLEALMIVMDKTGMLLISGGGEIIEPDDDVLAIGSGGNFALSAGRALKRHAGHMEAKDIAREALQIASEVCVYTNSNIIVEEL is encoded by the coding sequence ATGGAAATGACTTTTCACGCCACGACGATTTGCGCAGTGCGGCACAATGGCACGGCAGCTATAGCCGGCGATGGCCAAGTCACATTCGGTGAAAGTGTAGTCATGAAGCAGACCGCCAAGAAAGTGCGCCGTCTTTACCGGGGACAAGTTGTCGCCGGTTTTGCCGGTTCTGTGGCGGATGCGATCACGTTGTTTGAGAAATTCGAAGGCAAGCTGGAGGAGCACCATGGAAACCTGCAGCGGGCCGCTGTCGAGCTTGCGAAGGACTGGCGTCAAGACCGGGTGCTTCGCAAACTTGAAGCCTTGATGATTGTTATGGACAAAACGGGGATGCTGCTGATTTCCGGCGGCGGCGAAATCATCGAGCCTGATGATGATGTGCTGGCCATCGGGTCAGGCGGCAATTTTGCCTTGTCTGCCGGACGTGCGCTTAAACGCCATGCAGGGCATATGGAAGCGAAAGACATCGCCAGAGAAGCCCTTCAGATCGCTTCTGAGGTGTGTGTCTACACCAACAGCAACATTATTGTTGAAGAGCTGTAA